In Nocardia sp. BMG111209, a genomic segment contains:
- a CDS encoding MHYT domain-containing protein: protein MTYFTMGYWVLGLAIVVSLAGAVVGFACVRQSTMSVTAHFRMVWLVAGSVSIGGVGIWLAVYVNMLGMGAPTGVVRYDLTRTVGSAILAIVSILAGLLLAGREVRSGKLITASVVTGVGIGVTHYLALGAIRVQGSVQVSVAATIEVLVAAIVIAVGVLWVSLRIYSIGLLTAAAAVVALAVTGMHYLGMFGVGVHVDKATAPPTGEDLFTLFVPVFVLGTLSLAVPITAVLVAPDRTARVMAKARSTTPPPRPRKPSRTPTPIG from the coding sequence ATGACCTACTTCACGATGGGGTATTGGGTACTCGGTCTCGCGATCGTGGTGTCGCTGGCGGGTGCGGTGGTCGGATTCGCCTGCGTGCGGCAGTCGACGATGTCGGTCACCGCGCACTTCCGGATGGTCTGGCTGGTCGCGGGATCGGTGTCGATCGGCGGCGTCGGCATCTGGCTCGCGGTGTACGTGAACATGCTCGGTATGGGCGCGCCGACCGGTGTCGTCCGCTACGACCTGACCCGAACCGTGGGCAGCGCGATCCTGGCGATCGTGTCGATCCTGGCCGGACTGTTGCTGGCCGGCCGGGAGGTCCGCTCCGGCAAGCTGATCACCGCGAGCGTCGTGACCGGCGTGGGCATCGGCGTCACGCACTATCTGGCGCTGGGCGCCATCCGGGTGCAGGGTTCGGTGCAGGTGTCGGTGGCCGCCACGATCGAGGTGCTGGTCGCGGCGATCGTCATCGCGGTCGGCGTGCTCTGGGTATCGCTGCGGATCTATTCGATCGGATTGCTCACCGCCGCCGCGGCCGTGGTCGCGCTGGCGGTGACGGGTATGCACTACCTCGGCATGTTCGGTGTCGGCGTGCACGTCGACAAGGCGACGGCGCCGCCGACCGGCGAGGATCTGTTCACGCTCTTCGTACCCGTGTTCGTGCTGGGCACCCTGTCGCTGGCGGTGCCGATCACCGCGGTCCTGGTGGCGCCGGACCGGACCGCGCGGGTGATGGCCAAGGCGCGCTCGACCACGCCGCCGCCGCGACCCCGCAAGCCGTCGCGCACCCCGACACCGATCGGCTGA
- a CDS encoding roadblock/LC7 domain-containing protein yields MSSTSQSTTDENLNWLVTRFTRDVPGVSHAVLVSADGLLQATSPHLPSDRAEQLAAVTAGLASLSAGAAQLFNGGKVMQSIVDMQRGYLLVMSVGNGSHLAVLANKQHDIGRIGYEMALLVDRVGSVVQATARTAV; encoded by the coding sequence ATGAGTAGCACCTCGCAGAGCACCACCGACGAGAACCTGAACTGGCTGGTCACGCGCTTCACCCGAGACGTTCCCGGGGTTTCGCACGCTGTTCTGGTTTCCGCGGACGGCCTGCTGCAGGCCACCAGCCCGCATCTCCCGTCGGACCGCGCCGAACAGCTCGCGGCCGTCACCGCCGGGCTCGCCAGCCTGTCGGCGGGAGCGGCGCAGTTGTTCAACGGCGGCAAGGTGATGCAGTCGATCGTCGACATGCAGCGCGGCTACCTGCTGGTCATGAGCGTCGGCAACGGTTCGCACCTGGCGGTGCTGGCCAACAAGCAGCACGATATCGGCCGCATCGGCTACGAGATGGCGCTGCTGGTCGACCGGGTCGGGTCGGTGGTCCAAGCCACCGCTCGAACAGCGGTCTGA
- a CDS encoding ATP/GTP-binding protein produces MPYQTPPAPPYPNAAPPHPNSGSGYQNPAGPRQAAPEVDARTASTKIVVAGGFGVGKTTFVGTVSEIVPLRTEAMVTGVSDGVDDLSATPTKQTTTVAMDFGRIMLPGNLTLYLFGTPGQKRFWFMWDDLIRGAIGAVVLVDTRRIEDSFAAVDFFEARNLPFLVAVNRFPDAPRFPESELRQALSVRAGVPMMEVDARNPMEVRRSLATVTEYAIKRLTAQQREAETVRRG; encoded by the coding sequence ATGCCCTATCAGACACCGCCCGCGCCGCCCTACCCGAATGCGGCGCCGCCCCACCCGAATTCCGGGTCCGGCTACCAGAATCCCGCCGGACCGCGGCAAGCCGCGCCGGAGGTCGACGCTCGCACCGCCTCCACCAAGATCGTGGTGGCCGGCGGGTTCGGCGTCGGCAAGACGACCTTCGTGGGGACCGTGTCGGAGATCGTGCCGCTGCGCACCGAGGCGATGGTGACCGGCGTCTCCGACGGCGTCGACGATCTGTCCGCGACCCCGACCAAGCAGACCACCACGGTCGCCATGGATTTCGGCCGCATCATGCTGCCCGGCAACCTGACCCTCTACCTGTTCGGGACACCCGGCCAGAAGCGATTCTGGTTCATGTGGGACGACCTCATCCGTGGCGCGATCGGCGCCGTGGTGCTGGTCGACACCCGCCGGATCGAGGACAGTTTCGCCGCGGTGGACTTCTTCGAGGCGCGCAACCTGCCCTTCCTGGTCGCGGTCAACCGCTTCCCGGATGCGCCGCGCTTCCCGGAATCCGAACTGCGACAGGCACTCTCGGTGCGCGCCGGAGTTCCCATGATGGAGGTGGACGCCCGCAACCCGATGGAGGTGCGGCGTTCGCTGGCGACCGTCACCGAATACGCGATCAAACGGCTGACCGCCCAGCAGCGGGAGGCGGAGACGGTCCGACGGGGGTGA
- a CDS encoding DUF742 domain-containing protein, with translation MSSSFGSGSGRPTTRVRPYALTSGRTEPVVDLPMEAVVETLPYANQFDWPAGDVRTDILRLGSSRLSVAEIAAHLQRPLGMVRVVIGDLVVAGTLRVHTTLSEDASFDERRSLMERTLRGLRAL, from the coding sequence ATGTCCAGCTCCTTCGGGTCCGGATCCGGCCGGCCAACCACGCGTGTACGTCCTTATGCCCTGACCTCCGGCCGCACCGAGCCGGTGGTCGATCTCCCGATGGAGGCGGTGGTGGAGACACTGCCGTACGCCAACCAGTTCGACTGGCCGGCCGGCGATGTCCGCACCGATATCCTGCGACTCGGCTCGTCGCGGCTGTCGGTGGCCGAGATCGCGGCACACCTGCAGCGGCCGCTGGGCATGGTCCGGGTGGTGATCGGCGACCTGGTGGTCGCCGGAACCCTGCGGGTGCACACGACGCTGAGCGAGGACGCGAGCTTCGACGAACGTCGTTCTTTGATGGAGAGGACACTGCGTGGACTCCGTGCGCTCTGA
- the rpsR gene encoding 30S ribosomal protein S18, with product MAVKRAPSKKARAEQGRRPKKNPLIAAGVETVDYKDVNLLRTFISDRGKIRSRRVTGLTPQQQRQVAVAVKNAREMALLPFTSR from the coding sequence ATGGCCGTGAAGCGCGCACCGTCGAAGAAGGCCCGTGCCGAGCAGGGGCGGCGCCCGAAGAAGAACCCGCTGATCGCCGCCGGTGTCGAGACGGTGGACTACAAGGATGTGAACCTGCTGCGCACGTTCATCTCCGATCGCGGCAAGATCCGCAGCCGGCGGGTCACCGGGCTCACCCCGCAGCAGCAGCGGCAGGTCGCGGTGGCGGTCAAGAACGCGCGCGAGATGGCACTGTTGCCGTTCACCAGCCGTTGA
- a CDS encoding VOC family protein, whose translation MPVRDTAWPEGTPCWVDCQVDDPVKAGEFYTGLFGWEIGSTGEEGGGYLMADRNGRSAAGIGPKQQPGMPSVWTTHFATADADALAAKVTAAGGQLLAPPFDVLGAGRMVVAADTTGGVFSGWQARDHHGAGVFNEHGAYTWNELHTRELDTAKKFYADVFGYTYTDIGDGQSMRYAMFTAPGAQDAAGGMNDDTLMPGDPMPSYWLTWFQFDDADAGVARAVELGATVLMPAADTPAGRMAIVMAPQGEVFGLIDTNVRVGEFQ comes from the coding sequence ATGCCCGTACGCGATACCGCCTGGCCCGAGGGCACCCCTTGCTGGGTGGACTGTCAGGTCGACGATCCGGTCAAGGCCGGCGAGTTCTACACCGGCCTGTTCGGCTGGGAGATCGGCAGTACCGGGGAGGAGGGCGGCGGCTATCTGATGGCGGACCGCAACGGCCGTTCGGCGGCCGGCATCGGCCCCAAACAGCAGCCCGGGATGCCCTCGGTCTGGACCACCCACTTCGCCACCGCCGATGCCGACGCGCTCGCCGCCAAGGTCACCGCGGCCGGCGGTCAGCTGCTCGCGCCGCCGTTCGACGTGCTCGGCGCCGGCCGGATGGTCGTCGCCGCCGACACCACCGGCGGTGTGTTCTCGGGCTGGCAGGCGCGGGACCATCACGGCGCCGGGGTGTTCAACGAACACGGCGCCTACACCTGGAACGAGCTGCACACCCGCGAGCTCGACACCGCGAAGAAGTTCTACGCCGACGTCTTCGGCTACACCTACACCGATATCGGTGACGGGCAGTCGATGCGGTACGCGATGTTCACCGCGCCCGGCGCGCAGGACGCCGCGGGCGGTATGAACGACGACACCCTGATGCCCGGCGACCCGATGCCCAGCTACTGGCTGACCTGGTTCCAGTTCGACGACGCGGATGCGGGCGTCGCGCGGGCCGTCGAACTCGGCGCCACCGTGCTGATGCCGGCCGCCGACACCCCCGCCGGCCGGATGGCCATCGTGATGGCGCCGCAGGGCGAGGTCTTCGGCCTCATCGACACCAACGTGCGCGTCGGCGAATTCCAGTAG